The following nucleotide sequence is from Campylobacter coli 76339.
TTCTTTTTTAAACAAAGATATAAGCTCATAAGCTTTATAAAAAGCTATACTACCGCTTATGGCTAGAAGTATGGTTTTTTTCATTTTTGAAATTTCTTGTAAAAATAATCTTTGATAAGTTTTTTCTCTGCACGGTTGATAAAAAGAACCCCACTTTCAACATTGCAATCAACCGAACTTCCAGCAGCAATAATTACATCATCTTCTATCTTTACAGGCGCGATAAATTGAGTATCAGAACCTACAAAAACATTCTTTCCTATGATGGTTTTATGTTTTTTAACTCCGTCATAATTGCAAGTTATAGTTCCACATCCTATATTTGTCCCACTCTCTATCTCACAATCTCCCAAATAGCTTAGATGTCCTGCTTTTACGCCATTTAGCTTGGCATTTTTACATTCTACAAAATTTCCTATATGAGTGTCTTTTAGCTCGCATTTAGGACGCAAATGCGCCAAAGGACCTACATCAGAATTTTCGACAATACTATTTTCAATAACGCTTGAACTTTTAATGATAGAATTAATTATCTTGCTTTTTCCCTCTATGCGAACATTTTCATATACTTCGCACTCACCCACAAATTCCACATCCATTCCTATATAAGTACTTTGTGGCAAATGAAAAATCACACCCTGTTTCATCCAGTATTTTTTAATCTTTTCTTGCATTAAATTTTGTGCTATGTTTAACTCAAATTTATCATTTATCCCCATAAATTCATCTTCATCCACAAAAACAGCTTTGATACTTGCACCTTGTTTTTTAGCTAAAGAGATAGAATCGGTTAGATAATATTCTTTTGCAGCATTATGATTGTCTATAAGGGGTAGAATTTGTGCTAAAAGCTTAGACTCTATCACATACACACCCGCATTACAAACACTCACTTTTCTTTCTTCTTCGTTTGCGTCTTTAAATTCAACAATTTTTTCCACTTGATTATCTTTAATAATCACTCTTCCATAACTCTTAGCATCTCTTGCATTAAAAACAGCCAAACTAAGTTCGCCTTCGCTTTGAAGCAAGGCTTCCAAGCTTGTTTTTTCAACCAAAGGCATATCTCCACAAAGAATTAAAACTTTTTCATTTTTAGGCGTAAAACCCTTTAAAGCACCTGCAGTTCCTGGGAAATTGATCAAATCTTGTTCTAAAATTTGCGTTTTAGGAAAATGCTCTAAAATTTCTTTTTCAACGCGTTCTTTTTGATGGGATAAAACCACACTCACATCTTCACTTATAGCAAAAGCTTTTTCTAAAATATGCAAAATCATACTTTTTTGACACAGTTCTTGCAATACTTTTGGTTTTTCAGATTTCATCCTTGTTCCAAGTCCTGCTGCTAAAATCAAAATGGAAGTTTTCATTATAAAAAGCCTTTTGAAGATAATTTTATTTAATTTTAACATCTTAAAGTTAAATTTTTCTCTAAACTAAAGGAAGTTAAACTCTTTTTTAGTGAGTAAAAGTTAAAATTAAGTTTCATTTTTTAATCAAGGTTTATTTTTGAAAAAAATTCTAACACTATTGTTTATCAGCGGTTTTTTTAGCGTTATTTTCGCTGCCGAAGCAACGATTCCTACGGTAAATTTAAGCCTAAGTGCTCCTGATACTCCTAATCAACTTGTTACAACATTAAATATAGTCATAGTCTTAACCATACTTGCATTAGCTCCAAGTATAGTTTTTGTTATGACTTCTTTTTTGCGCTTGATCGTAGTTTTTTCATTCTTACGTCAAGCCATGGGAACTCAAAGCATGCCACCTAATACGATCTTAGTAACTTTGGCATTGATTTTAACCTTTTTTATAATGGAACCTGTGGCTACAAAGTCTTATAACGAAGGCATCAAGCCTTATTTAGCAGAGCAAATAGGCTATGAAGAAGCTTTTGCAAGAGGCGTAAAACCTTTTAAAGATTTTATGCTTAAAAACACACGCGAAAAAGATTTAGCTTTATTTTATCGCATACGCAACCTGCCTAATCCTAAAACCATTGACGATGTTCCACTTACGGTTTTAGTTCCTGCTTTTATGATTTCAGAACTTAAAACTGCTTTTGAGATAGGCTTTTTGATTTATCTGCCGTTTTTGGTTATCGATATGGTTGTAAGTTCGGTTTTGATGGCGATGGGGATGATGATGCTTCCTCCTGTCATGATTTCACTGCCTTTTAAACTT
It contains:
- a CDS encoding Flagellar biosynthesis protein FliP; translation: MKKILTLLFISGFFSVIFAAEATIPTVNLSLSAPDTPNQLVTTLNIVIVLTILALAPSIVFVMTSFLRLIVVFSFLRQAMGTQSMPPNTILVTLALILTFFIMEPVATKSYNEGIKPYLAEQIGYEEAFARGVKPFKDFMLKNTREKDLALFYRIRNLPNPKTIDDVPLTVLVPAFMISELKTAFEIGFLIYLPFLVIDMVVSSVLMAMGMMMLPPVMISLPFKLLIFVLVDGWNLLVQRLVESFVT
- a CDS encoding N-acetylglucosamine-1-phosphate uridyltransferase / Glucosamine-1-phosphate N-acetyltransferase, which translates into the protein MKTSILILAAGLGTRMKSEKPKVLQELCQKSMILHILEKAFAISEDVSVVLSHQKERVEKEILEHFPKTQILEQDLINFPGTAGALKGFTPKNEKVLILCGDMPLVEKTSLEALLQSEGELSLAVFNARDAKSYGRVIIKDNQVEKIVEFKDANEEERKVSVCNAGVYVIESKLLAQILPLIDNHNAAKEYYLTDSISLAKKQGASIKAVFVDEDEFMGINDKFELNIAQNLMQEKIKKYWMKQGVIFHLPQSTYIGMDVEFVGECEVYENVRIEGKSKIINSIIKSSSVIENSIVENSDVGPLAHLRPKCELKDTHIGNFVECKNAKLNGVKAGHLSYLGDCEIESGTNIGCGTITCNYDGVKKHKTIIGKNVFVGSDTQFIAPVKIEDDVIIAAGSSVDCNVESGVLFINRAEKKLIKDYFYKKFQK